GATACTGCGCCCCGATCTGCGCGCACCGGGCTGCGCGGGCGCGCAGCAGCGTCACCCAGCCCGCAAGTTCCGGGGCCCCGAAATATCCCGGGTCGGTGTAGTAGCGGCTCACGTCGTTGGAGCCGTCCCACAGGAACAGCCAGCCATCGCGGCCGCGCAGGATGCCATTTTCGACGGACAGGCTGTCGGTGTCGCTTTTGCCGGGCGGAAAGGGGTCGATACTCATATGCAGGAGTCCTCTTGCGACTTTGGTTGCGGTCCGGCCGACCGGGGCGCGAAACCCCCGGGAGCTGGCGCGCAGCGCGGCCAGCCAGCGGATCGTGACGGGGGGGCGCTTCCTGAACAGCGCCGCAAACCCCCGCGCCGGGGGCACGGTCGCATCGATGCTGCGACTGGGTTCACGATCTGGCCACATGACTTGCTCTTTCGGGGGTCTCCGCCCACTGTCTTCACAATGTCATTTCCACCGCAGGCAGACAAGGCCGACAAAAAACGGCAGACGGGAAGCCCGTCTGCCGTCGCCGTGCATCCTGCCCCGAGGTCTCAGGCGACCACGAAGAAATCGGCGTTGGTCATCGCAAGGCCGGTGCCAAGCGTCGCCACAAGCACCCGGGCCGTCGCGCCCGTGCCGTCGGCGTCATACCAGAGCGCGCCGGAGTCGGTTTCGTAGATGATCCGGTCCAGTGCATCGGTCGCCAGACCCGTGATGTTCTTGGTGAAGGCATTGGCGGTCAGCGTGCCGGTGGCGGCGATGCCGGTGAAGAACGACCGGTCGAGCCGGATCGTGTCATCGACGACGCTGAAATCGGTGATGATGTCGGCATTGGCCGCGGTCACCGCGACGTTGAACAGGAACGTGTCCTTGCCCGCGCCGCCGATCAGCGTGTCCTGTCCGGTGCTGCCATCGATGAAGTCGTTGCCGGTGCCGCCGTCCAGCTTGTCGTTGCCGGCGCCGCCGCGCAACGTGTCATTGCCCCCGCGCGACATCAGCGTGTTGCTGGCGTTGTTGCCCATGATCAGGTCATTGCCGTTCCCGGTGACGCCGATCTCGATCACCGTGCCGCGGGCAATGCCGAGATTGCCCACCAGACCGGCCAGGTTCGAGAAACTGCCGGGGGCGAGATTGAGGGTCTGGTTGACGTTCGAGAAGCTGAAATCGATCGTGTCGCGGCCGCCGGCATCATAGATCGTCATCGTCACCGGATCGCCGCCATAGGTCGCGGAGGTGCCCGCCACGAGGCTGTCGAACAGCGTTTCCAGATAGCCGCCGACATTCGAATTCCGGCCGTAGACGGTGCTGCCCAAGGTGGTGGTCGAGGCGCCATACATCGACTGCATCGCGATGATGTCGGACATCATCGCCGACATGACCCAGGCAAAGGACGCGCCGCTGGTGGTGTTGTCGTCCTGGCTGAAATAGGACATCACCGACAGGTGCCAGCTGTCATTGGGGAAGGTCGCATCGTCGGGATAGGTCGCCGAGCCGTTGTAGGCGCCCTGATGGCCCAGCCCGAGCGCGTGCCCGATCTCGTGGATGTAGGTCTGCAGGCTGTAGCCGTCCATCGTGGTGCCATAATTGGCGATCCAGGCGGTGTCGATGTTCACGAAGGAGCTGTTGATTCGCGTGCCGGTGGTGTTCGAGGTCGAATAGGCGCCATCATCCGAATCGTCGAATTCGATGTCGGCGGTGCCGGTCGTTTCGACGAAGACAAGATTGGCCACGGCGGACCAGGCCTGCAGCGCCCAGCGCGCCAGCTGTTGCCCGTCGGCGGTCAGGTTGTGCAGATCGACGGTGATGACATTGTCCGAGGTGGTGTCGAAGCTGCGCGCCTGCCCCCCGTTGCTTTCCCAATAGCCGTTCACCAGATAATCGGCCAGATCGTCGATCGTCGGCGGCGCGACCGTGATCGCCGTCAGCGCATAGCTGCCGGTATAGGAGCTATATCCCGCCGCTTCGAGGAAATACGTCCCCGAGGTGGTCGCGGTGAAGGTGATCTGCGAATTGGTGCTGTTGGAATAATCGTCGTTGTAGGCAATCTGGTTGCCCGCGGCATCATAAAGCCTCAGATAGGTGTCGCCCAGCGTGCCGCCGTTCAGGTTGAACTGATAGGTCTGCCCCGCCACGAGGTTGATCCGCACGCCGTCCCGGTCGCCCGAAGCCGCGATCGTCCCGTTGAACGTGTCCCCGACGCTCATCGTGTAGGTCGTGGTAGTGCCTGCACCGGCATCGGCGATCTCGCCGATCGCCGCGTAAAGAGGCTCTGCCGTCGCACCGCGCAAAAATTCACTGATCTGTCGTGTCATTCGTGTCGTCCCTTCCCCAATTCTTCAGGCACGCCTATCGCGCAATCGGGCTTGCGTCCCACAAGCTCTGAAAGAACCTGCTGACCATGCCTGCGTTCAAATCGCGATCCATGACGCTGAGCGCCTGCGTCTCGCCCGTTTGCCAGTCCTCGCCGGGGTGCCGCCATTCCAGATGCGCGACAATCCCGTCTTTCCTCAGCCGCTCGACATGCAGCCGAATGGCGGTCGTCGTTTCCGGGGCCGTTTCGGGCCCGACCAGCTGGACCCTGCGGTCCGGCAGGCCGGTCGCGATCACCTCCCGCATCAAGCCGCACAGATCCGCCACTTCGGCGGTCTGCGGCAGGCAGCTCAGGGAAAGGCCCGGGTCGGCACTGACCTGGACGGGGGCAAGACCTGCGCCCATCATCACCAGAACCCTCCCGAATGCGATCAAATGTGTCCCCACCATGGCATCAGACTACCGTCGGCGGTGGCACCTGTCTATCCTGTTGACGGGTCAGGGGCTGAAGCAATCGGCGCGGCCGTCGGCCTTGATCGTGGCGGCGCCATCGGCGATCTGATTGGCCCGTTTCGAGACATAGCGCGAGGGCCGGGCGGCGTTGCGATCTTTCGGATCGGGCAGCACCGCGGCCAGGAGCGACGCCTGCCGCGGTGTCAGCTTCGCCGGGGTGGTGCGGAAATAATGGAAGGCGGCGGCATTGACGCCGAACACCCCCTCGCCGAATTCCGCAACGTTCAGATAGACTTCCAATATCCGCCGCTTGGTCCAGACCGCCTCGACCGCGGGCGTCAGAAGCGCCTCGAGCGCCTTGCGCAGCCAGCTGCGGCCCTGCCAGAGGAAGACGTTCTTCGTCACCTGTTGCGACAGCGTGGAGGCGCCGCGATTGGCGCCCTTGTCGATCGCCTGCCGGATCGCCCCCATGTCGAAGCCCCAGTGGGTGCAGAAATTCGCATCCTCGGCCGCCACGACCGAGCGCGCCATCACCGGGGCGATATCCTCGAAATCGGTCCATTCCTGATCGAGCTTGCCCAGCCGCTGCTTTTCGCTCCACATCGTGAAGGTCGTCGGCGGATCGAGCACGTCATAAAGCACGATCAGCGCCAGATAGGCCGCCAGAATGCCGAGGCTGATCCGCGCCGTCCAGGCCCCGGCAAAGCGCAGGGGCGCAAGCAGCAGGGCCCCGACCGAGCGGGCACGCCCCGGGGGAATCGTCGCTTTGATCGGGTTTTTCCTGCGTGCCGCCATTGCGCCATCTGTCACGCCACGGGGGAGCCGGTCAAGCCGCGCCCGAACGGGAAAGGGCGGGGTCACCCGACCCCGCCCCCTTGTCATGTGCGCCCGCTTACTCGGCCGGAACCGCCTTCGGTTCATCGGAAAGCGGATGCGGCAGATGCACCAGCATTTCCTTCGGGCAGACCTGCAGGAAGTTCTTCCGCTCGGCCTCCCAGTTCGAGAGGATCGCCTTCGCCTTGACCGAGCCGGTCTCGGCGGCGTGCCGCTCGATCAGGCCCTTGAGCTGCGCTTCCCAATGCGGATGGCCCAGCCCGCAGGTGACAAGGCTTTCAAGGTTCATGTAATCCTCGGCCAGGTTGTCCGGGTCGTAAAGATAGGCCATGCCGCCGGTCATGCCCGCGCCGAAGTTGGCGCCGATCCGGCCAAGGATCACCGCAACGCCGCCCGTCATGTATTCGCAGCCGTTCGAGCCGCAGCCCTCGACCACCACCTTGGCGCCCGAGTTGCGCACGGCAAAGCGTTCGCCCGCCCGGCCCGCCGCGAACAGATAGCCATCGGTCGCGCCGTAAAGCACGGTGTTGCCGATGATCGTGTTCTCGGCCGCGACCAGCGGCGAGGACATCGGCGGCCGCACGACGATGATGCCGCCCGAAAGCCCCTTGCCGACATAGTCGTTGGCGTCGCCCGAAACTTCCAGCTTCAGCCCCTGCGCCGCGAAGGCGCCCAGCGACTGCCCGCAAGACCCGGTCAGCTTCACCGTCAGATGATCGGGCTGCAGCGCGTTGCGCATCCCGAAGTTCTTGACGATATGGCTCGAGGCCCGCGTCCCGATCGTGCGCAAAGTGTTGCGCACGGCGTAGCTCAGCTGCATCTTCTCGCCGTCCTCGAAGAAGCGGTGACCATCCTTGATGATCTCGGCATCCAGCGTGTCGGGCACGAAGTTGCGCGGTTTCGAGCGGTCGTAGACGATCTTGTCCCAGCCATCGACGGTGATCAGAAGCGGGTTCAGGTCGAGGTCGTCCAGGTGCGCAGAGCCGCGGTTCATCTGCGTCAAGAGATCCGCCCGGCCGATGATTTCATCCATCGAACGCGCGCCGATCGAGGCCAGCAGTTCCCGCACTTCCTGCGCGTAGAAGGTGATCAGGTTCACCACCTTGTCCGCCGTGCCGGTGAATTTGGCGCGCAGTTTCGGGTCCTGCGTGCACACGCCCACCGGGCAGGTGTTCGACTGGCACTGACGCACCATGATGCAACCCATCGCGATCAGCGCGGCGGTGCCGATGCCGTATTCCTCGGCCCCCATCATCGCCGCCATCACGATATCGCGCCCGGTGCGCAGACCGCCATCGGTGCGCAGGGTCACCCGCTCGCGCAGGTTGTTCATCGCCAGAACCTGATGCGCCTCGGTCAGACCCATCTCCCAGGGCAGGCCGGCGTATTTGATCGAGGTCGCGGGGCTGGCCCCGGTGCCGCCATTGTGGCCCGAGATCAGGATGATGTCGGCCTTCGCCTTGGCCACCCCGGCCGCAATCGTGCCGACGCCGGACGAAGCCACCAGCTTCACCGTCACCTTGGCGCGCGGGTTGATCTGCTTGAGGTCATAGATCAGCTGCGCGAGGTCTTCGATCGAATAGATGTCATGATGCGGCGGCGGCGAGATCAGCGTCACGCCCTTGGTCGAATGCCGTAGCCGCGCGATCAGTTCGGTCACCTTCATGCCCGGAAGCTGGCCGCCCTCGCCGGGTTTGGCGCCCTGGGCCACCTTGATCTCAAGCTCTTCGCAGGCGTTCAGATATTCGGCGGTGACGCCAAAGCGCCCCGAAGCCACCTGCTTGATCTTGGCGGACGGGTTGTCGCCGTTCGGTTCGGGCACGAAATGCGCCGGATCCTCGCCGCCTTCGCCACTGTCGGACTTGGCGCCGATGCGGTTCATCGCGACGTTGAGAAGCTTGTGCGCCTCGGGCGAAAGCGCGCCGAGCGACATGCCCGGGGTGACAAAGCGTTTGCGGATCGCGGTGATGCTTTCGACTTCCTCGATCGGCACCGGACGGCCCAAAGGCTTGATGTCGAGCAGATCGCGGATGTGGATCGGCGGATTGGCCCGCATCATCGCGGAATATTGCTTCCACAGATCGAAGCTCGACCGGTCACAGGCCGCTTGCAGCATGTGCATGGTCTGCGCTTCCCAGGCGTGTTTCTCGCCGGTTTTGCGCGCCTTGTAGAAACCGCCGATCGGCAGCACGTCCTGACCGCCCAGCCAGCCCTTGCCATGCACCTGTTCCAGCTTGTGCTGGATGCCGTGCAGACCGATCCCCGAGATCCGGCTTTGCATGCCGGGGAAATATTCGGCGACCATGGCGCGGCTCAGCCCCACGGCTTCGAAGTTCAGACCGCCGCGGTAAGACGAGATGATCGAGATCCCCATCTTCGACATGATCTTCAAGAGGCCCGCGTCGATCGCATCGCGATAGCGGCGCAGCGCGTCTTCCAGCGTGCCATCGAGCAGCCCGCGTTCGATCCGGTCAGCAATCGAATCCTGCGCCAGATAGGGATTCACCGTCGTCGCCCCCGAGCCGATCAGCACGGCGAAGTAATGGCTGTCGATGCATTCGGCCGCGCGCACGTTGATCGAGGTGAAGGTCCGCAGCCCCTTGCGGGTCAGCCAGGAATGCACCGCCGAAGTGGCAAGGATCATCGGCATCGCGACCTTGGACGGGCTTTGATGCTCGTCGGTCAGCACAAGGTGCGACGCGCCCGAGCGCACGGCATCCTCGGCCTCGGCGCGAATGCGTTCGAGCCCTTCGCGCAGGGCTTCCTGATCGGCGCCCGCCGGGAAGGTGCAGTCGATCTGCGCCACTTTCGCGCCGAAGGTCTTCATCATCACGTTGAATTCGGTGTTCGCGATGAAGGGGCTTTCCAGGATCCAGATATCGGTCTGCGAACCGTCCTCATCCAGCACGTTCTTCAGGTTGCCAAAGCGCGTCTTCAGCGACATCACCCGGCTTTCGCGCAAGGAGTCGATCGGCGGGTTGGTCACCTGGCTGAAGTTCTGGCGGAAGAAATGGCTCAGCGGGCGGTATTGCTTCGAGAGCACCGCGGGCGGGGTGTCGTCGCCCATCGAGGCCACGGCTTCCTTGCCGTCCTCGGCCATCGGCGCCAGGATGTTTTCCAGCTCTTCGACCGAATAGCCCGCCGCGATCTGGCGCTTGCGCAGCTCGGCGCCGGTGTAGACGGCTTTTTCCGGCACATCGCGCAGGATCGCGTTCAGATCGACGACTTTCTCGACCCATTCGCCAAAGGGCTGGCTGTTTGCCAGTCGGTTCTTGATGTCCTTGTCGTGGTAGAGCTTGCCCTCGCGCATGTCGACGGCGATCATCTGCCCCGGCCCGAGCGCGCCTTTTTCGCGCACGTTCATCTCGTCCACCGGCACCATCCCGGCTTCCGACCCGGCAATCAGCATGCCGTCGCCCGTCACCACATAGCGCATCGGACGCAGGCCGTTGCGGTCAAGCCCGCCGCAGACCCAGCGGCCATCGGTCATGGCAAGTGCCGCCGGACCGTCCCAGGGCTCCATCACCGAGTTGCAATAGGCATACATGTGCTGCCAGGCCTTCGGCATGTCGGTCGTGGCTTTCGACCAGGCTTCCGGCACCAGCATGGTTTTCGTCATCGGCGCCGAGCGGCCCGAGCGCACCATCACCTCGAAGACCGCATCCAGCGCCCCCGAATCCGACACGCCCGCCGGGATGATCGGCTTGATATCCTCGGCCGCATCCCCGAACGCCGTCGAGGCCATGCGGATCTCGTGGCTTTTCATCCAGTTGATGTTGCCCTTGATCGTGTTGATCTCGCCGTTATGGGCGAGCATCCGGAAGGGCTGCGCCAGCCACCATTGCGGGAAGGTGTTGGTCGAATAGCGCTGGTGATAGATCGCGAAGGCCGATTCAAAGCGGTCGTCCTTCAGATCCGGATAGAATTCCGCCACCTGTTCGGCCAGCATCATCCCCTTGTAGATGATCGAGCGGCAGGACAGCGAACAGATGTAAAGCCCGGCGATCTGCGCGGCGATGGCGGCTTTTTCGATCCGGCGGCGGATCACGTAAAGCTCGCGTTCAAAGGTCTCGTCGTCGATGTCCTTTTCGCAGCGGATCAGGATCTGTTCGATCTCGGGCCGGGTCGCATTGGCCTTCTCGCCCAGAACGCCGGTGTTCACCGGCACATGGCGCCAGCCGT
This DNA window, taken from Rhodobacter capsulatus SB 1003, encodes the following:
- a CDS encoding M10 family metallopeptidase C-terminal domain-containing protein, whose translation is MTRQISEFLRGATAEPLYAAIGEIADAGAGTTTTYTMSVGDTFNGTIAASGDRDGVRINLVAGQTYQFNLNGGTLGDTYLRLYDAAGNQIAYNDDYSNSTNSQITFTATTSGTYFLEAAGYSSYTGSYALTAITVAPPTIDDLADYLVNGYWESNGGQARSFDTTSDNVITVDLHNLTADGQQLARWALQAWSAVANLVFVETTGTADIEFDDSDDGAYSTSNTTGTRINSSFVNIDTAWIANYGTTMDGYSLQTYIHEIGHALGLGHQGAYNGSATYPDDATFPNDSWHLSVMSYFSQDDNTTSGASFAWVMSAMMSDIIAMQSMYGASTTTLGSTVYGRNSNVGGYLETLFDSLVAGTSATYGGDPVTMTIYDAGGRDTIDFSFSNVNQTLNLAPGSFSNLAGLVGNLGIARGTVIEIGVTGNGNDLIMGNNASNTLMSRGGNDTLRGGAGNDKLDGGTGNDFIDGSTGQDTLIGGAGKDTFLFNVAVTAANADIITDFSVVDDTIRLDRSFFTGIAATGTLTANAFTKNITGLATDALDRIIYETDSGALWYDADGTGATARVLVATLGTGLAMTNADFFVVA
- the mtgA gene encoding monofunctional biosynthetic peptidoglycan transglycosylase, whose translation is MAARRKNPIKATIPPGRARSVGALLLAPLRFAGAWTARISLGILAAYLALIVLYDVLDPPTTFTMWSEKQRLGKLDQEWTDFEDIAPVMARSVVAAEDANFCTHWGFDMGAIRQAIDKGANRGASTLSQQVTKNVFLWQGRSWLRKALEALLTPAVEAVWTKRRILEVYLNVAEFGEGVFGVNAAAFHYFRTTPAKLTPRQASLLAAVLPDPKDRNAARPSRYVSKRANQIADGAATIKADGRADCFSP
- the gltB gene encoding glutamate synthase large subunit — translated: MTKYDEAWVAAEEAKRKWMDENALYKTEDEHSSCGVGLVVALDGKASRKVVASGIDALKAIWHRGAVDADGKTGDGAGIHVQIPVPFFYDQIRRTGHEPDMEKRIAVGQIFLPRTDFGAQERCRTIVESEVLRMGHYIYGWRHVPVNTGVLGEKANATRPEIEQILIRCEKDIDDETFERELYVIRRRIEKAAIAAQIAGLYICSLSCRSIIYKGMMLAEQVAEFYPDLKDDRFESAFAIYHQRYSTNTFPQWWLAQPFRMLAHNGEINTIKGNINWMKSHEIRMASTAFGDAAEDIKPIIPAGVSDSGALDAVFEVMVRSGRSAPMTKTMLVPEAWSKATTDMPKAWQHMYAYCNSVMEPWDGPAALAMTDGRWVCGGLDRNGLRPMRYVVTGDGMLIAGSEAGMVPVDEMNVREKGALGPGQMIAVDMREGKLYHDKDIKNRLANSQPFGEWVEKVVDLNAILRDVPEKAVYTGAELRKRQIAAGYSVEELENILAPMAEDGKEAVASMGDDTPPAVLSKQYRPLSHFFRQNFSQVTNPPIDSLRESRVMSLKTRFGNLKNVLDEDGSQTDIWILESPFIANTEFNVMMKTFGAKVAQIDCTFPAGADQEALREGLERIRAEAEDAVRSGASHLVLTDEHQSPSKVAMPMILATSAVHSWLTRKGLRTFTSINVRAAECIDSHYFAVLIGSGATTVNPYLAQDSIADRIERGLLDGTLEDALRRYRDAIDAGLLKIMSKMGISIISSYRGGLNFEAVGLSRAMVAEYFPGMQSRISGIGLHGIQHKLEQVHGKGWLGGQDVLPIGGFYKARKTGEKHAWEAQTMHMLQAACDRSSFDLWKQYSAMMRANPPIHIRDLLDIKPLGRPVPIEEVESITAIRKRFVTPGMSLGALSPEAHKLLNVAMNRIGAKSDSGEGGEDPAHFVPEPNGDNPSAKIKQVASGRFGVTAEYLNACEELEIKVAQGAKPGEGGQLPGMKVTELIARLRHSTKGVTLISPPPHHDIYSIEDLAQLIYDLKQINPRAKVTVKLVASSGVGTIAAGVAKAKADIILISGHNGGTGASPATSIKYAGLPWEMGLTEAHQVLAMNNLRERVTLRTDGGLRTGRDIVMAAMMGAEEYGIGTAALIAMGCIMVRQCQSNTCPVGVCTQDPKLRAKFTGTADKVVNLITFYAQEVRELLASIGARSMDEIIGRADLLTQMNRGSAHLDDLDLNPLLITVDGWDKIVYDRSKPRNFVPDTLDAEIIKDGHRFFEDGEKMQLSYAVRNTLRTIGTRASSHIVKNFGMRNALQPDHLTVKLTGSCGQSLGAFAAQGLKLEVSGDANDYVGKGLSGGIIVVRPPMSSPLVAAENTIIGNTVLYGATDGYLFAAGRAGERFAVRNSGAKVVVEGCGSNGCEYMTGGVAVILGRIGANFGAGMTGGMAYLYDPDNLAEDYMNLESLVTCGLGHPHWEAQLKGLIERHAAETGSVKAKAILSNWEAERKNFLQVCPKEMLVHLPHPLSDEPKAVPAE